The DNA region TTACACGTATTCTAACATGATAATAACTTTTGGAATTTTATCAGGACATTCATATACCCGTTTGTTTCATACAATAGAAATCTACAAACCAGCATCTGATAAACATAGCCAAATTTCTTATACTGAATATTCAGTTGCAAAAGATGGCTGGATTGCAAATTATGAAGGAAGAACGAAAGGCAATTTTGATCAAGACTACAACCGTTACTATATAAAACAAGTAGAAGATGAAGACCATCAAAACAAACAACTAGATATTCTCTTGCTCGAAGCATCGAGAATCTAAGACCAATACGACTGCATATAACAGCGGGGAAACGCGGCGCTTCGGCACAAGGCCTCGCTTGGGCTACGCCACATTCCTTTCCGTCACGCTTTCTTGCGATCGCAAGAAGCGCGCCGACGCTAACGCCTGCATTCGCAGGCTCAGCTACGAGGAACGTCGTCTCCCCTAGTTCGTTATGCGTAATGTCTTCAAAATTAATTAAATAAGGTGTAAAATGGAATTTTTTTCAACACGAACAGGAATAAAAAAAAAGAGGGATATTTTTCAAAGAGAAGACTGGGACGTAAAAACTAAAAATCTTGTTTGGAGTTTATACCAAACAACTTTTTTAGATGAACCAACCATAGATATTTATGGAAAAATTAGAAAAGGATTTTCAACGACTATATCTTCTTTTTTGAATCTCTTTTGGGTTCAATATTTAAATCAGCCAAATGATACATTTACCACAAAATGGGTAACAATTTATAAACATATAAGAGATTACTTTTATAGTTGTAAATGGTATGAATTATATGACATCTTAGAATTTACCATTCAAAACTATTCAAATGCAAACTTAGTAGAAAAATTCAAAATAGAAGTTAATAAATTATTCGAAAGAGAGATGGTTTCATATAGAATCATTGAAAATACCTTTCTAGGAATTACTTCTGATACAGAAATTACTGAAATCGAACAGGCGCTATCAGCAAAAAACACTTCAGTGCAGGAACACCTAAACAGAAGTTTGGAATTATTATCAGATAGAGAAAATCCGGATTATAGAAATTCAATAAAAGAATCAATATCTGCGGTTGAAGCGATAGCCAAAAAAATATCAAATAATGACAAAGCAACATTAGGCGACGCAATTAAAAATATTGAAAAGCAAATCGGACTTCATGGAGCATTCAAAGAAGCTTTATTAAAATTATATGGATATACGAGTGACCAAGGTGGGATAAGGCATTCCTTACTTGACGAAAGTAAAATTGGATTCGAGGATGCAAAGTTCATGCTAGTCTCTTGTTCGGCTTTTATAAATTATTTAATCGAAAAAACGAATCAGAAAATATAAAGAAGACACTACGCATAACATCATGGAAACGCTTCGCTTCGGCACGAGGCCTCGCTTGGGCTGCGCCACATTCCTCTCCGTCACGCTTCTCGCTATGCAAGAAGGCGCGCCGACGCTAACGCCTCTGCGAGGCTCAGCTACGAGGAACGTCGTCTCCACTATTTCGTTATGCGTAATTTTAGCAATCTTTAGTGTTAATTACCTTAGAATATGAAATTAATAAAAAGAAAAAAATAGTAAAATTAGACGGAAAGTTGAAAAAAAATCATTTACCTATTTAATGCAAAAAAAGAAATCTCAGATCAGATCTATTGTGAATATAATAAAAATTTAGTTATAACATAAATTACCAAATTCTTTATGATGATTTTTTAAATATGAACATTATTAATAGTTCTTTTATTTTCTTGATATTTATATTTTTAACATCAGTTTTTTGTTTACCAGCACCTGGACATTGTAAACAATATAATGAAAGTTGCGAAAAGAATATACCTATAAAAGCCATTATTATATCGAACAATCCAGATATTTCTGATGAGGATAAAATATTACCTTTGTTTTTAATATATAGTGATCGCTGCAAATGTCACTAAATACAAAATATTAAGAAATTGAAACACCAGATGATATTTTACTGGATTTTTTTTAAAAAAACTTAAAATAAAACATAACTTAAAATTTGAGAAGTAAAGTAATCAAAAATCAAGATTAATTATTTTTTTACTAATACAGAAACTTCCTTTCTAAATAATTTTTTGATAACTAAAATACTAAAACTACGCATAACTGCCGCTACCCACTTCGCTTCGGGACTTCGCCCTCGCTCGGCCTTCGGCAAATTCCTCTCCGGCACGTCTCTTGCCTCCGCAAGGTCCGCGCCGACGCTAACGCCTCTTCCAGAGGCTCAGCTCCGAGGAACTTCGGGTAGCTAGTTACGTTAGTCGCAATTGTCTCAAATAATTTTAAAAATTATGAATAATCTTTTAAAGCTTTCAATACTCATATTTACATTAAGCTTATCCTGTGGAAATCCATGCGGAACTTGTCCGAAAAATGGAATCCCTACTATCTTAATATTTAATTTAGCTTCTGAAACTCCAATTGAGGCGACTAACTCCTCCTGTCGATTTTCAAATTATTGTATTGAAAAAGATAATCTGACACATGATAATTTGAATAAAAATTTATGCCGTTTTGGCAAAGGTGAATACAACTATAACTTTTGCTCAAATTTAAATGCTATCGGAAAATGTAAGCTTAACGATGAAAATCTAGCTATTAAGAAAGTTTACTACAATAACGTTACGAAAGCTACTGCAATAAACGATTGTAATTCAAATATTAAAGGGAACTGGCTTGATATTTAAACCTAAGCGTCTATTCTTTATAAGTATTTTTACTTTAGCC from Leptospira terpstrae serovar Hualin str. LT 11-33 = ATCC 700639 includes:
- a CDS encoding AbiJ-NTD4 domain-containing protein, with translation MEFFSTRTGIKKKRDIFQREDWDVKTKNLVWSLYQTTFLDEPTIDIYGKIRKGFSTTISSFLNLFWVQYLNQPNDTFTTKWVTIYKHIRDYFYSCKWYELYDILEFTIQNYSNANLVEKFKIEVNKLFEREMVSYRIIENTFLGITSDTEITEIEQALSAKNTSVQEHLNRSLELLSDRENPDYRNSIKESISAVEAIAKKISNNDKATLGDAIKNIEKQIGLHGAFKEALLKLYGYTSDQGGIRHSLLDESKIGFEDAKFMLVSCSAFINYLIEKTNQKI